The Patagioenas fasciata isolate bPatFas1 chromosome 3, bPatFas1.hap1, whole genome shotgun sequence genome contains a region encoding:
- the LOC139827567 gene encoding plasminogen-like isoform X1 → MEISKAAFLFLFLLSSVEGNILDNYVRTEGAWLLNPKKQLYKTNSKEECAERCETEIKFNCRAFLFTSKDQQCLTLAENTKTAVIFRRTNAVLYEKRNAEVLEERAKICVPSEVPGQSHPLQSCSPLTSHQLFAGKVYLLECKQGKGADYRGSEAKTQKGVPCQNWADNSPHKPNYTPEKYPNAGLEENYCRNPDNDEKGPWCYTTDPATRFDYCNIPECEVECMHCSGENYHGVVATTESGLECQRWDSQQPHSHGYLPENFPEKDLKMNYCRNPDGEPRPWCFTTSPTKRWEYCDIPRCTTPPPVPAPGRQCLSGRGEDYRGTISVTESGNTCQRWSSQSPHRHARTPENYPCKSLEENYCRNPDGEKMPWCYTTNRTARWEYCTIPSCDGTEPEAPAVDVPEQAQITEECYQGNGVTYRGTASSTLTGKKCQAWSSMSPHRHNKTAEQFPNADLRQNYCRNPDADSRPWCYTTDPSVRWEYCNLKRCDVHVPVTLPKPPQTTLEPNPDCINGNGKDYRGTVAKTARGRTCQEWSSQKPHSHDYFTPMTHPGAGLDKNYCRNPDGDVNGPWCYTTDPRKAWEYCDIPKCPPTQYECGKAKFRPKLCAQRIVAGCISNPHSWPWQISLRTSFGLHFCGGTLIDPQWVLTAAHCLEKSSRPSAYKVYLGLHRERASEASVQKRDVEKLFKEPHRADIALLKLSSPAVITDHVIPVCLPKENTVLGGREECYVTGWGETKGTGGDGYLKETGFPVIENKICNRPEFLNGRVKTTELCAGNIHGGTDSCQGDSGGPLVCLNQDKFVQHGVTSWGLGCAQPMKPGVYVRVSNYIPWIKSVMETY, encoded by the exons ATGGAGATTAGCAAAGctgcctttctctttcttttcttgctcAGCTCAG TGGAAGGAAACATACTAGACAACTATGTGAGAACAGAGGGAGCTTGGCTGCTCAACCCAAAGAAGCAACTTTATAAGACAAATAGTAAAGAAGAATGTGCGGAGCGATGTGAAACTGAAATTAAGTTTAACTGCAG GGCCTTCTTATTCACCAGTAAAGACCAACAGTGTTTAACATTGGCTGAGAACACCAAAACAGCAGTGATATTCAGAAGAACAAATGCAGTTCTTTATGAAAAAAGAA ATGCAGAAGTGCTGGAGGAACGTGCCAAGATCTGTGTTCCTTCAGAggtgcctgggcagagccaccccTTGCAAAGCTGCTCTCCCCTCACCAGCCACCAGCTCTTTGCTGGGAAAG TTTATCTTCTAGAATGCAAGCAGGGAAAAGGAGCGGATTACAGAGGCTCAGAAGCCAAAACTCAGAAAGGTGTGCCATGCCAGAATTGGGCTGATAATTCCCCCCATAAGCCAAA TTACACACCTGAAAAATATCCCAATGCAGGGCTGGAGGAAAACTACTGCAGAAATCCTGATAATGATGAAAAGGGACCCTGGTGTTACACAACAGATCCTGCTACCAGATTTGATTATTGTAACATCCCAGAGTGTGAAG TGGAGTGCATGCACTGCAGTGGAGAAAACTACCACGGAGTTGTTGCAACAACAGAGTCAGGGCTTGAGTGCCAGCGCTGGGACTCCCAGCAACCTCATTCTCATGGATACCTTCCAGAAAA TTTTCCAGAGAAAGATCTGAAGATGAATTACTGCCGTAATCCTGATGGTGAACCTCGACCCTGGTGTTTCACTACCAGCCCTACTAAACGCTGGGAATATTGTGACATTCCTCGTTGCA CAACACCTCCACCAGTTCCTGCACCGGGTCGTCAATGTCTATCAGGAAGAGGAGAAGACTATCGAGGCACAATATCTGTTACTGAGTCAGGAAATACCTGTCAGCGCTGGAGTTCTCAGTCTCCTCACAGACATGCTCGTACTCCTGAAAACTATCCCTGCAA GAGCCTAGAGGAAAACTACTGTAGAAATCCCGATGGTGAGAAGATGCCATGGTGTTACACCACCAACAGAACTGCCCGGTGGGAATATTGCACCATCCCTTCCTGTGATGGGACAGAACCAGAGGCGCCTG CTGTTGATGTGCCTGAGCAGGCTCAGATTACTGAGGAGTGCTATCAAGGCAATGGTGTGACTTACCGAGGCACAGCTTCCTCTACTCTCACGGGAAAGAAGTGTCAAGCCTGGAGCTCAATGTCACCGCACCGACACAATAAAACAGCAGAGCAGTTCCCAAATGC GGACCTGAGGCAGAATTATTGCAGAAACCCAGATGCTGATAGCCGCCCATGGTGCTACACCACCGACCCCAGTGTGAGATGGGAGTATTGCAATCTGAAGAGGTGTGATGTTCATGTACCAGTGACTTTACCAAAACCTCCTCAGACAACACTGGAACCAAATCCTG ATTGCATTAATGGTAACGGTAAGGATTATCGTGGCACAGTAGCAAAAACTGCAAGAGGCAGGACTTGTCAAGAATGGAGTTCTCAGAAACCTCATAGCCATGACTATTTCACACCCATGACTCATCCAGGGGCAGGTTTGGATAAAAAT TATTGCAGGAATCCTGATGGAGATGTGAATGGTCCTTGGTGCTACACAACAGACCCAAGAAAAGCCTGGGAGTACTGTGACATTCCTAAGTGCC ctCCTACTCAGTATGAGTGTGGAAAAGCCAAGTTCAGACCAAAGCTGTGTGCACAAAGGATTGTTGCTGGGTGTATTTCCAATCCACACTCCTGGCCCTGGCAAATCAGTCTACGGACAAG TTTTGGCCTGCATTTCTGTGGGGGAACTCTGATAGACCCTCAGTGGGTTCTTACTGCTGCTCACTGCTTAGAAAA GTCCTCACGGCCATCTGCATATAAAGTATACCTTGGATTACACAGAGAAAGAGCATCAGAGGCATCAGTGCAAAAACGAGATGTTGAGAAATTGTTCAAGGAGCCACACAGAGCAGACATTGCTCTGCTAAAACTGAGCAG cCCAGCAGTCATCACTGATCATGTAATCCCAGTTTGTTTGCCAAAAGAAAACACTGTgttgggaggaagagaggagtgCTATGTGACAGGCTGGGGGGAAACAAAAG GAACTGGTGGTGATGGTTACTTGAAGGAAACTGGTTTCCCTGTAATTGAGAATAAAATATGCAACCGCCCTGAATTTTTGAATGGAAGGGTCAAAAcaactgagctctgtgctgggaatatTCATGGTGGTACAGATAGCTGCCAG GGGGACAGCGGAGGACCTCTAGTCTGTCTGAACCAAGACAAATTTGTCCAACACGGAGTGACCTCTTGGGGCCTTGGCTGTGCCCAGCCCATGAAACCCGGTGTTTATGTTCGAGTTTCCAATTATATTCCTTGGATTAAAAGTGTAATGGAAACCTACTGA
- the LOC139827567 gene encoding plasminogen-like isoform X2 has product MEISKAAFLFLFLLSSVEGNILDNYVRTEGAWLLNPKKQLYKTNSKEECAERCETEIKFNCRAFLFTSKDQQCLTLAENTKTAVIFRRTNAVLYEKRIYLLECKQGKGADYRGSEAKTQKGVPCQNWADNSPHKPNYTPEKYPNAGLEENYCRNPDNDEKGPWCYTTDPATRFDYCNIPECEVECMHCSGENYHGVVATTESGLECQRWDSQQPHSHGYLPENFPEKDLKMNYCRNPDGEPRPWCFTTSPTKRWEYCDIPRCTTPPPVPAPGRQCLSGRGEDYRGTISVTESGNTCQRWSSQSPHRHARTPENYPCKSLEENYCRNPDGEKMPWCYTTNRTARWEYCTIPSCDGTEPEAPAVDVPEQAQITEECYQGNGVTYRGTASSTLTGKKCQAWSSMSPHRHNKTAEQFPNADLRQNYCRNPDADSRPWCYTTDPSVRWEYCNLKRCDVHVPVTLPKPPQTTLEPNPDCINGNGKDYRGTVAKTARGRTCQEWSSQKPHSHDYFTPMTHPGAGLDKNYCRNPDGDVNGPWCYTTDPRKAWEYCDIPKCPPTQYECGKAKFRPKLCAQRIVAGCISNPHSWPWQISLRTSFGLHFCGGTLIDPQWVLTAAHCLEKSSRPSAYKVYLGLHRERASEASVQKRDVEKLFKEPHRADIALLKLSSPAVITDHVIPVCLPKENTVLGGREECYVTGWGETKGTGGDGYLKETGFPVIENKICNRPEFLNGRVKTTELCAGNIHGGTDSCQGDSGGPLVCLNQDKFVQHGVTSWGLGCAQPMKPGVYVRVSNYIPWIKSVMETY; this is encoded by the exons ATGGAGATTAGCAAAGctgcctttctctttcttttcttgctcAGCTCAG TGGAAGGAAACATACTAGACAACTATGTGAGAACAGAGGGAGCTTGGCTGCTCAACCCAAAGAAGCAACTTTATAAGACAAATAGTAAAGAAGAATGTGCGGAGCGATGTGAAACTGAAATTAAGTTTAACTGCAG GGCCTTCTTATTCACCAGTAAAGACCAACAGTGTTTAACATTGGCTGAGAACACCAAAACAGCAGTGATATTCAGAAGAACAAATGCAGTTCTTTATGAAAAAAGAA TTTATCTTCTAGAATGCAAGCAGGGAAAAGGAGCGGATTACAGAGGCTCAGAAGCCAAAACTCAGAAAGGTGTGCCATGCCAGAATTGGGCTGATAATTCCCCCCATAAGCCAAA TTACACACCTGAAAAATATCCCAATGCAGGGCTGGAGGAAAACTACTGCAGAAATCCTGATAATGATGAAAAGGGACCCTGGTGTTACACAACAGATCCTGCTACCAGATTTGATTATTGTAACATCCCAGAGTGTGAAG TGGAGTGCATGCACTGCAGTGGAGAAAACTACCACGGAGTTGTTGCAACAACAGAGTCAGGGCTTGAGTGCCAGCGCTGGGACTCCCAGCAACCTCATTCTCATGGATACCTTCCAGAAAA TTTTCCAGAGAAAGATCTGAAGATGAATTACTGCCGTAATCCTGATGGTGAACCTCGACCCTGGTGTTTCACTACCAGCCCTACTAAACGCTGGGAATATTGTGACATTCCTCGTTGCA CAACACCTCCACCAGTTCCTGCACCGGGTCGTCAATGTCTATCAGGAAGAGGAGAAGACTATCGAGGCACAATATCTGTTACTGAGTCAGGAAATACCTGTCAGCGCTGGAGTTCTCAGTCTCCTCACAGACATGCTCGTACTCCTGAAAACTATCCCTGCAA GAGCCTAGAGGAAAACTACTGTAGAAATCCCGATGGTGAGAAGATGCCATGGTGTTACACCACCAACAGAACTGCCCGGTGGGAATATTGCACCATCCCTTCCTGTGATGGGACAGAACCAGAGGCGCCTG CTGTTGATGTGCCTGAGCAGGCTCAGATTACTGAGGAGTGCTATCAAGGCAATGGTGTGACTTACCGAGGCACAGCTTCCTCTACTCTCACGGGAAAGAAGTGTCAAGCCTGGAGCTCAATGTCACCGCACCGACACAATAAAACAGCAGAGCAGTTCCCAAATGC GGACCTGAGGCAGAATTATTGCAGAAACCCAGATGCTGATAGCCGCCCATGGTGCTACACCACCGACCCCAGTGTGAGATGGGAGTATTGCAATCTGAAGAGGTGTGATGTTCATGTACCAGTGACTTTACCAAAACCTCCTCAGACAACACTGGAACCAAATCCTG ATTGCATTAATGGTAACGGTAAGGATTATCGTGGCACAGTAGCAAAAACTGCAAGAGGCAGGACTTGTCAAGAATGGAGTTCTCAGAAACCTCATAGCCATGACTATTTCACACCCATGACTCATCCAGGGGCAGGTTTGGATAAAAAT TATTGCAGGAATCCTGATGGAGATGTGAATGGTCCTTGGTGCTACACAACAGACCCAAGAAAAGCCTGGGAGTACTGTGACATTCCTAAGTGCC ctCCTACTCAGTATGAGTGTGGAAAAGCCAAGTTCAGACCAAAGCTGTGTGCACAAAGGATTGTTGCTGGGTGTATTTCCAATCCACACTCCTGGCCCTGGCAAATCAGTCTACGGACAAG TTTTGGCCTGCATTTCTGTGGGGGAACTCTGATAGACCCTCAGTGGGTTCTTACTGCTGCTCACTGCTTAGAAAA GTCCTCACGGCCATCTGCATATAAAGTATACCTTGGATTACACAGAGAAAGAGCATCAGAGGCATCAGTGCAAAAACGAGATGTTGAGAAATTGTTCAAGGAGCCACACAGAGCAGACATTGCTCTGCTAAAACTGAGCAG cCCAGCAGTCATCACTGATCATGTAATCCCAGTTTGTTTGCCAAAAGAAAACACTGTgttgggaggaagagaggagtgCTATGTGACAGGCTGGGGGGAAACAAAAG GAACTGGTGGTGATGGTTACTTGAAGGAAACTGGTTTCCCTGTAATTGAGAATAAAATATGCAACCGCCCTGAATTTTTGAATGGAAGGGTCAAAAcaactgagctctgtgctgggaatatTCATGGTGGTACAGATAGCTGCCAG GGGGACAGCGGAGGACCTCTAGTCTGTCTGAACCAAGACAAATTTGTCCAACACGGAGTGACCTCTTGGGGCCTTGGCTGTGCCCAGCCCATGAAACCCGGTGTTTATGTTCGAGTTTCCAATTATATTCCTTGGATTAAAAGTGTAATGGAAACCTACTGA